The following are encoded in a window of Panthera leo isolate Ple1 chromosome B2, P.leo_Ple1_pat1.1, whole genome shotgun sequence genomic DNA:
- the AIG1 gene encoding androgen-induced gene 1 protein isoform X5, protein MALVPCQVLRVAILLSYCSILCNYKAIEMPSHQTYGGSWKFLTFIDL, encoded by the exons ATGGCGCTTGTCCCGTGCCAGGTGCTGCGGGTGGCGATCCTGCTGTCCTACTGTTCTATCCTGTGCAACTACAAGGCCATCGAAATGCCCTCGCATCAGACCTACGGCGGGAGCTGGAAATTCCTGACGTTCATTGATCTG TGA